From Mytilus edulis chromosome 9, xbMytEdul2.2, whole genome shotgun sequence, the proteins below share one genomic window:
- the LOC139489663 gene encoding tubulin polymerization-promoting protein family member 3-like isoform X2: protein MASGGEIDDVCEVFRNFNILNSKDKPPNKMTSKAWGKMVQDCLGKDTTIRQRMDSSVFPYVQDKTTKTLDLTDKAKVDKALDKMAEVYKECKPKEEKDTPVAEVRQKLVKRILDKKNPEVHATKISKTGNVSGLTDTSKYTGAHKERFDEFGKGRGIDGREYRFEDTGYVTGYKGDGTKQ from the exons ATGGCATCTGGTGGCGAGATTGACGATGTCTGTGAAGTATTTAGAAATTTCAATATTCTTAATTCAAAAGACAAACCCCCAAATAAAATGACCAGTAAAGCATGGGGAAAAATGGTTCAGGACTGTTTAGGGAAGGACACCACTATAAGACAGAGAATGGATAGTAGTGTGTTTCCATACGTCCAAGATAAAACAACAAA AACACTTGATTTAACAGATAAAGCCAAAGTTGATAAAGCCCTCGATAAGATGGCTGAAGTTTATAAGGAATGTAAGCCCAAGGAAGAAAAAGACACACCAGTGGCTGAAGTCAGACAAAAACTTGTGAAGAGaatacttgataaaaaaaatcctgaagTACATGCTACG AAAATTTCAAAGACGGGGAACGTCAGTGGATTGACAGATACGTCAAAATACACAGGGGCTCATAAGGAGAGGTTCGACGAGTTTGGCAAAGGAAGGGGTATTGATGGAAGAGAGTATCGATTTGAAGATACAGGTTACGTCACAGGATACAAAGGAGATGGCACAAAACAATAA
- the LOC139489663 gene encoding tubulin polymerization-promoting protein family member 3-like isoform X1, whose translation MASGGEIDDVCEVFRNFNILNSKDKPPNKMTSKAWGKMVQDCLGKDTTIRQRMDSSVFPYVQDKTTKTLDLTDKAKVDKALDKMAEVYKECKPKEEKDTPVAEVRQKLVKRILDKKNPEVHATKTSATGGVDRMTDTSKYTGAHKERFDDSGKGKGVTGREDRFENSENFKDGERQWIDRYVKIHRGS comes from the exons ATGGCATCTGGTGGCGAGATTGACGATGTCTGTGAAGTATTTAGAAATTTCAATATTCTTAATTCAAAAGACAAACCCCCAAATAAAATGACCAGTAAAGCATGGGGAAAAATGGTTCAGGACTGTTTAGGGAAGGACACCACTATAAGACAGAGAATGGATAGTAGTGTGTTTCCATACGTCCAAGATAAAACAACAAA AACACTTGATTTAACAGATAAAGCCAAAGTTGATAAAGCCCTCGATAAGATGGCTGAAGTTTATAAGGAATGTAAGCCCAAGGAAGAAAAAGACACACCAGTGGCTGAAGTCAGACAAAAACTTGTGAAGAGaatacttgataaaaaaaatcctgaagTACATGCTACG AAAACGTCTGCTACAGGAGGTGTTGATCGGATGACAGATACTTCCAAATATACAGGGGCTCATAAAGAACGATTTGACGATTCAGGAAAAGGGAAGGGTGTTACGGGACGAGAAGATCGATTTGAAAATTCAG AAAATTTCAAAGACGGGGAACGTCAGTGGATTGACAGATACGTCAAAATACACAGGGGCTCATAA
- the LOC139489658 gene encoding signal recognition particle subunit SRP68-like: protein MPTFHVSEMAAGTESMTGENVDELGTQEVPVNQKLTFEVLQIVKEAQQQHGLRHGDFQRYRGYCSRRIRRLRKSLHFPQGNNRKVLPKKIDMETVTDVRFLHLPLFCAERAWYYAMQLKSEANTEQRKKFHTLAKIKKAVTYAEELAELCKSPKCDAQTQLESQAYLSWIQAGMYFEQEVWDKAMKLYTQAKTIYEKLASAFTEDSQALYLQMVDEVSPNIRYCAYNIGDESAIAELKEMRRKGGEDQLTSHLDDLLSQTREKQTATLSEVTWLGRSVPVKSEPVRVFLLNVQESTKEIESTEGIDGKISIYESLLKQCIDAQQIMRDSLSDDANFKASQRGQAIEGKISNQHYLHSYLMYIRLSKTVDRNLLLIEKLKQYLPGKSIPEGHKITKPQDLVRLYDIIIQNLNEIPNLQGVETDLSEETAVKSTSYKAFRSYYIAQSFLAAKKWTETIALYERVLKHASQALKGCKKLKNLSKQEISSIEELVNRVNGEKYSCHANSILDLETVVEPVADISLIKKKPLIDRFDDYIEDKSVTTKKPNLVSFPPDFEPIPCRPLFFDLALNHVDFPSIESKMEQKKSGGLTGMVKGWLWGGGKK from the exons TGTTGCAGATTGTGAAAGAAGCTCAGCAACAGCATGGATTGAGACATGGAGATTTTCAAAGATATAG GGGTTACTGTTCTAGAAGGATAAGACGTTTAAGGAAATCTCTGCATTTTCCTCAAGGCAATAATAGGAAAGTCCTACCAAAGAAAATAGACATGGAAACTGTCACTGATGTCAG ATTTCTACACTTACCCCTATTCTGTGCAGAGAGAGCATGGTATTATGCTATGCAGTTGAAGTCAGAAGCTAACACAGAACAGAGAAAGAAGTTTCATACACTAGCAAAGATAAAGAAAGCTGTAACCTATGCTGAAGAGTTAGCAGAGCTATGTAAAAGTCCAAAATGCGATGCTCAGACACAGTTAGAAAGTCAG GCTTATTTATCATGGATACAAGCTGGAATGTACTTTGAACAAGAGGTTTGGGACAAGGCAATGAAGTTATATACACAGGCAAA AACGATATATGAGAAATTAGCCAGTGCATTCACTGAGGATAGTCAAGCCTTATATCTACAGATGGTAGATGAAGTCTCACCTAACATCAGATACTGTGCCTACAACATAGGTGACGAGTCGGCCATTGCTGAACTTAAGGAAATGAGACGTAAAGGTGGAGAGGACCAGCTGACATCACATTTAGAT gACTTGCTATCACAAACAAGAGAAAAACAGACAGCAACTTTATCTGAGGTGACATGGTTGGGACGTTCTGTCCCTGTAAAGAGTGAGCCTGTTAGAGTTTTCCTTCTCAATGTACAGGAAAGTACAAAGGAGATAGAATCAACAGAGGGAATAGATGGCAAGATTTCTATATATGAAAGTTTATTGAAGCAGTGCATAGATGCTCAACAAATTATGAGGGATTCTTTAAGTGATGATGCT aattttaaggCATCTCAGCGAGGACAAGCCATTGAAGGGAAAATATCAAACCAGCACTACCTGCACAGTTATCTAATGTATATACGACTGTCAAAAACTGTAGATAGGAACTTATTATTAATAGAAAAACTAAAGCAATATTTGCCTGGCAAATCAATACCAGAAGGACATAAAATTACTAAACCACAAGATCTTGTTAGATTGTACGATATTATTATACAG aatttaaatGAGATACCTAATTTACAAGGTGTAGAGACAGATTTGAGTGAAGAAACAGCAGTGAAAAGTACTTCTTATAAAGCATTTAG GTCCTATTATATTGCACAGTCATTCTTAGCAGCAAAGAAATGGACAGAAACAATAGCATTATATGAGAGAGTTTTAAAACATGCTTCTCAAGCATTGAAAGGTtgtaaaaaactgaaaaatctGTCTAAACAG GAAATAAGTAGTATAGAAGAATTAGTAAACAGAGTTAATGGTGAAAAATATTCATGTCATGCTAACAGCATTCTGGATTTAGAAACTGTTGTTGAACCAGTAGCAGATATTAGTCTCATTAAGAAAAAA CCACTGATAGACAGGTTTGATGATTATATTGAAGATAAAAGCGTTACAACAAAGAAACCAAACCTTGTCAGTTTCCCTCCGGACTTTGAACCTATACCATGTCGACCATTATTCTTTGATTTAGCACTTAATCACGTAGATTTCCCTTCAATAGAAAGCAAAATGGAACAGAAGAAATCAGGAGGACTTACTGGAATGGTTAAAGGATGGTTATGGGGAGGTGgtaaaaaataa